The Streptomyces laurentii region GTGGCATGGAGATCACCGTGCAGTGGGTCAGGACGTTCTGGACGAAGGAGTCCCGGGGCGGAGCGGCGGCCGCGCGCAGGAACGCGGTGCCGGCCGGTTTCCCCCTGCCCGGGACCCTGTCCGGGGCTTCGCGGGTGGCCCACTACGTCGAGATGTCCGAGCGGGACGGGTTCGCGCCGCGTGCGGGGACGAAGGACCTCGACGAGGTCGGGGTCGGGCTGCGGGACGAGGGCGACCGGCTCCGGGTGCTCGCGCGCGTGGAGCCGCTGTGCGGGGTGCCGCCGCGGCCCCGCAGACCCCCGGCCGTACGGCTGCTCCCGGGACAGTGGGTCCGCTGGCAGCTGAACTACCGGTTCTCCAGTCTCGTGGGCCTGCGCGACTGGCTGTACTGGCTCGACACCTTCAACATCGCGTACGGGGCCCGCGACCAGGACGTCTTCCTCTCCGAACCGACTGTCCTGGTCGACGAGCGGGGGCCGCTCAGATAGGGCCTGTACGGGGGGATTCGGGCCAATCGGGAGCGGTCGTACGCACCCGACCTGCTCCGGAGCCGTCGCGGCGGGTTAGTGTGCCCTGTCGGAGCAGGCGGACGAATGGAGGCCGACCATGAGCAGAAACCGTGCCGGCCGGCCGCCGGGCAGCCGGACCAACGGTGCCGGGCTGACCCAGAGACAGCAGCAGATCCTCGACATCATCCGTTCCCACACCCGGGACCACGGCTTCCCGCCCTCGATGCGGGAGATCGCGGCCGCCGCCGGGCTGCTCAGCACCTCCAGCGTCTCGCACCAGATCCGGGCGCTGGAGAAGAAGGGCTTCCTGCGGCAGGACCCGCAGCGTCCGCGCGCGTACGTGGTCGCCGGGGCCGAGGCCGGGAGCGGAACCCGGCCGGGGGCCGTGCCGCTGGGCGCGGCCCGGGCCGGAGCCGGCGGGCCGGATGCGGACCGGGCGGCGCGTCAGGCCGTGTCCGTGCCGCTGGTCGGCCGGATCGCGGCCGGTGTGCCCATCACCGCCGAGGAGCTGGTGGAGGACACCCTGGTGCTGCCCGCACAGGTCGTCGGCTCCGGGCGGCTGTTCGCGGTGACCGTCGTGGGCGACTCGATGCGCGGCGCGCAGATCGAGGACGGCGACGTGGTGATCGTCCGCGCCCAGGAGACGGCGGACGACGGCGACATCGTGGCGGCGATGCTGGACGGCGAGGCCACCGTGAAGCGCCTCGCGCACCGGGGCCCGCACGCGTGGCTGATGCCGGAGAACCCCCGCTACGAGCCGATCCCCGGCGACGACGCGGTGATCCTCGGCAAGGTCGTCTCGGTGTTCCGCACCCTCTGACCCGGGGCCGGGCCCGGGGCCGGGGTTCAGGGCGGGAACGGCGAACGGGCGCGGCCGGCGGGCCCTGTGAGGGCCCTGACCGCGCCCGGAAGGCGCTGTGCGTACCGCCGCGCGGGTGTCCCGCGCGCCGCGGATCCGTCAGGAGTGGCGGCTCGTGGCGTCGCCCACCGGGGTGGGCTGGTCCTCGAAGGACTCCCGCGGACCCGGCGTACCCACGGCCGCGCCGGCATCCGCGCCCGTGGCCGCACCCGTCGCCGAGGCGGCGGCGGCCGGCCGGAACCGGCGCGTCAGCAGCGAGGCGATGGGCTCGGTGTAACGGGCGGTCAGCGGACCGATGATGACGAGCAGGAGCACGTACGCCGTGGCGAGCGGGCCCAGGGAGGGCTCGATGCCCGCGCTGACGGCGAGGCCGGCGATGACGATGGAGAACTCTCCGCGCGCCACCAGGGTGCCGCCCGCGCGCCAGCGTCCCTTGACCGAGATACCGGCACGTCGCGCCGCCCAGTAGCCCGTCGCGATCTTCGTACCGGCCGTGACCACGGCGAGCGCGAGGGCCGGGAGCAGCACCGGCGGGATGCTGGACGGGTCGGTGTGCAGGCCGAAGAAGACGAAGAAGACGGCCGCGAACAGGTCCCGCAGGGGGCTGAGCAGGTTGTGGGCGCCCTCCGCGGCCTCGCCGGACAGGGCGATGCCGACCAGGAACGCGCCGACGGCGGCCGACACCTGGAGCTGCTGGGCGACACCCGCGACGAGCAGGGTCAGGCCGAGCACCACGAGGAGCAGCTTCTCCGGGTCGTCGCTGGAGACGAAACGGGATATCAGCCGGCCGTAGCGGACGGCGAGGAAGAGCACCAGGCCCGCGACGCCCAGCGCGATGGCGAGCGTGAGGCTGCCCGCGGCGAGACCGGCGCCGGCCAGCAGGGCGGTGATGATCGGGAGGTAGACCGCCATGGCCAGGTCCTCGAGGACCAGGATGCTCAGCACCACCGGCGTCTCGCGGTTGCCGAGCCGGCCGAGGTCGCCGAGGACCTTGGCGATGACGCCGGAGGAGGAGATCCAGGTGACGCCGGCGAGGACGACGGCCGCGACCGGTCCCCAGCCGAGCAGCAGCGCCATCGCCGCGCCGGGCAGGGCGTTGAGGGCACCGTCGACGAGACCGGCGGGGTACTGGGTCTTGAGATTGCCGACCAGGTCGGAGGCCGTGTACTCCAGACCCAGCATCAGGAGCAGCAGGATGACGCCGATCTCGGCGCCGATGGCCACGAACTCCTCGCTCGCGCCGAGCGGCAGCAGCCCGCCCTCACCGAAGGCGAGACCGGCGAGCAGATAGAGCGGGATGGGGGAGAACTTCAGCCGGCCGGCGAGCCGGCCGAGCAGGCCGAGGCCGAGGATGATGGCACCGAACTCGATGAGGAAGACGGCGGACGAGTGCATGGATCACTCCCTTTCGAGTATCAAGGCGGCGGCGTCGACCCCTTCGCGGGTGCCGATGACGATGAGGGTGTCTCCGCCGGCGAGCCGGAAGTCCGGGCCGGGGGAGGGGATGGCGTCGGCGCGGCGCAGGACGGCCACGATCGACACACCGGTCTCGGTCCGCATCCGGGTGTCCCCGAGGAGGCGGCCGTTCCAGAGGGCGGAAGCGCCGAGCTCGATGCGTTCGGCGACCAGGCCGAGGTCTGTGGTGGAGAGCAGGCTGGGGCTGTGGTGCGAGGGCATCAGCGCGTCGATGAGCGCCTCCGACTCGTTCGGGGTCAGACGTACGGACAAGGAGCATTCGTCGGGATCGTCACGGCTGTACGTGTTGAGGACCCGGGTGCCGTCCCGGCCCGCGACGACCGAGAGGTGGCGGTCCTCACGCGTGGTCAGGTCGTAGCGGACACCGATTCCGGGCAGAGGCGTGCGGCTCATGCGCGTTGCGGGCATGGCTGATCTCCTGGGGGGGCAGGCAGAAGGAGACGTCCCGCGGCACGGGCGTCTTGGCAATTACTTTACCCAGGCAACGAATCGGCAAATTCAGCGGGATAGTGGCCGCAATCCGGGCAATTCGTACACGTTCGAGTCGTCGGGTGTCGGAAGTGTCACGCTCGGCGACGGCCGGCGCGGAGGCGGAAGCCGGCCCGCGGCGCGGTGTCACGTCCGGGGGGCTACCGGGGTGGCGTCGGGTGGGGCGCCCGACGCGGCTCAGAGGTCCGCGATGTCCCCTTGGGCCACCTCGACGTCCCGGTGCAGCAAGGTCAGGCCGGCGGTCGCGGAGCCGCCGGAGATCCCGCACAGCAGGGCCATGGCGAGCAGTGCGGGCGCCACCCGGCGGGTCGGGGCGCGGCCCAGCAGGGCCTTCACCCGGGCCGGTACGGGCCCGCCGACGGCGCCCGGCGCGAACGAGGGGCGGTCCGCGCGCTCCTGGGTGGTGGCGAGCGCGGCCCGGCCCACGGCCCGCGCGGTCAGGCCGCGGTCCCCGGCCGCCCGGGCCGCCGCCTCGTCGGCGGTGCGCTCCGCCGCGTACGACACCTGCCGCACCACCCCGGTGAGCGCCGGATGGCACCAGCCGGCGAGCCGGCCGGTGGCCAGGAAGAGGTGGTGGCGGCCGCTCAGGTGCGCCCGCTCGTGCGCGAGCAGCGCCTCGCGCTCCGGCGCGCTCAGCGCGCGCAGCATCCCGGTCGTCACCACGATCCGGTCCGCCCGGCGGCGGGCGCCGGGCAGCGCGTACGCCTCGGCGCGCGGGTCGTCGACGACGCACAGGCCGCCGGCGTGCGGCAGTCCGGCCACGTCCTCGTGCGCGGCGCGGAACCGGCGGGCCTCCGCGATCGCGCGCCGTACGGCGACGGCCGCGGTGACCGCGAGGGCTCCGGCGGCCGGTGCGGCGGCGCCGAGGACCAGGGCGCGCGGTCCGGCGTTCAGGGGGCGGACGAGTTCGGCGAGCTGCGCGAGCGGGGGGACGGCGAGGGCCGGCGGCAGCAGCAGGGCGCCCAGGCAGGCCAGTACCCCGAGGGCGAGGACCGCGGCCGCCGCGGTGACCGTCCACAGGGCGATGTCGGGCCGGATCCGATCCGCCACCCGCCGCGCGAGCGGCGGCAGCCCCCACGGCAGGATCAGCGGGAGCAGGAGGAAGGGAAGGGGCGCCGGGGGCAGCAGCGCCGACACGGTCACAGGGTGTCGTCCTCCAGCAGGCGCCGCAGCTCGGCCTCGTCCTGTGAGTTCAGGCCCTCGACGAAGCGCGCCAGGACCAGGCCGCGGTCGGCGTCCTGGTCGAGCTCGCGGTGCATCCGGCGGGCGGTGAGCCCGTGCGCGTCCTCGACCGGGTGGTACGCGAAACCGCGCCCGGCCGGGCTCCGGTCGATGGCGCCCTTCTCGTACAGCCGGGCCAGCAGCGTCGCCACCGTGGTGCGGGCGAGCGGCTGGGGTATCGAGGTCCGGATCTGGGCCGCCGTCTGCGGGGCGCCGGCGGCCCACAGCGCGGCGAGCACGCTGGCCTCCAGCTCGCCGGAGGGGCGCCGCTCGTTGTCCGTGTCCGCCATGGGAACCTTCGTCTCCGCGTTTTCGTCTACAGTGAAGTAGACCGACTACTGTTCTGTAGACACAGGATACGTGGTCGCCACCTTGTCCTGCCCCGGCCCTGGGCGCACCGCTCCAGCGCCCCGACGAACCGAAGGGCCGAGCCGATGCTCCTGCCGCCCGCCGCCGCGCCCCCGCTCACGCCCCTGGCGGTGAACGTGCTGGACGCGCACTCCCTGCTCGCCACGTTCGGCACGCTGGGCATCGCGGTCGTCCTGTTCGCCGAGACCGGACTCCTCGTCGGCTTCTTCCTGCCGGGGGACTCGCTGCTCTTCACCGCCGGGCTGCTGTGCGCCGGGTCCGCGAGCGCGCCCGGACACCTGTCGCTGCCCTGGGTGCTGCTCGCCGCGGCGACGGGCGCGCTGGCCGGCGCCCAGACCGGCTACCTCCTCGGCCGCCGTGCCGGACCGGCGTTCCTGGCGCGCACGAGATCCCGGAAGATCGCCGAGGGCACCGCGCGGGCCGGCGAGATCCTTCATCGGTACGGCTACGCGAAGGCGATCGTCCTCGCCCGCTTCCTGCCCCTCGTGCGCACCGTCCTCAACCCGCTCGCCGGCGTCCTCGGCGTACCGGCCCGCGCCTTCACCCTGTGGCAGGTGCTCGGCGGTCTGCTCTGGAGCGTCGGCGTGACCCTCGCCGGGTACGCGCTGGGCGCGTCCGTGCCGAACGTAGACCGCTATCTGCTGCCCGTCATCGCCGCCGTGGTCGCGCTCTCGCTGGTCCCCGTGGCCCTGGAAGTGCGCCGCGCCCGCCGGTCACGGCGGGCCGGCGAGGAAGTCCGCCCCTGACCGTGACGGCCTCGATGTCCCCCGTGGCCTTGACGACCCCGACGACCCCGACGACCCCGACGAACCGCTGGAACCGATGAACCTTCCGCACACTCTGTCCTCCGCGGCCGTTCCCGCCGCCGCTCCCCCCGCCGGCTCCCCGGCGGAGGCGACCGGCTACGACGGGGCCGGCATCGACGGCCCCGCCTATCTCGACGTGGTGCACACGGCGCAGGACGCGCCGGGGTGGCTCGACCACGCCGTCAGCCTCTACTCCTCGTACGGGCTCGCGATCTTCGCCGTGCTGATGCTCTACGGCTGGTGGAGCGCCCGCGCGCGGGGCGACCGCGAGCGGGCCGTACGGGCGCTGGCCGCGCCGGTGCTCACCGTTCTGGCGTTCGTGGTGAGCACCGTGGTGAAGTCGGCCGTGCGGGAACTGCGGCCGTGCCACTCGCTGCACGTCGCCACCCTGGAGGCGTGCCCCGCGCCCGACGACTGGTCCTTCCCCAGCAACCACGCCACGATCGCCGCCGCCGCGGCGATCGCGCTGTGGTTCGTCTCCGTCCGGCTCGGCGTGGTCGCGAGCGTCTGCGCGCTCGCGATGGCCGCCTCGCGGGTGTGGGTGGGTGCCCACTACCCGCACGACGTGGCCGTCGGACTCGCCGTCGGCGCCCTGGTCGCGCTGGCGCTCGGCCTGGTGGTCCGGGCCCTCGCGCCGGCACTCGCCGGACGGTTCGGCCCGCTCGTCAGAGCGGGCGGTCCGGCCCGGACTCCGGGGGCGTCGGCTTGACCTCGTAGACGGCGCGGGGTTCCGCCTCCGCGCCGTCCCGCTTCATCGCGCGGGCCTCGCTCTTGAGGATCCGCAGCGAGGTGCCCGCGCTTCGCGCGAGCCCCGGCAGCTTCCGGATGCCGACCAGGACGATGACGACGATCAGCAGGATTGCGAGCTCACTCAATCCGAACACGGTCAGTCCTCCTCGCCGGCGTCGTCGTCCTCGTCGTCACCCTCGAAGAAGTCGCCCACCTCGTCGACGACCTCGGCGGCCACCATGCCGCCGACCACGCCCACCGCGAGACCGGCCGCTCCGGCGGCGATGGCGGTGCCCATGCCGGGACCCGAACCGTGCCCGCCGTCGTGCTTCCGGTGGCCGTCGTGACCCTCGTGCCCGTGGTGGGAGGCATACGGGTCGTGTCCGTGGTGCTGTTCGTACGCGTGGTGCGCCGCGACGGCGTCGTACCCGGCGTGCCGGTCGAGCAGCCGGCCGATCCAGCCGTCCACCTCCGTCGCCCAGTCGGTCCGGCCGGCGTCCTGGTGGCCCACCGTGAACAGCGACAGCGCGTCGTCGCCGTCGGACAGGAAACCGCCGCGCCGGTCGGCCTCCAGGACCACGTCGAGGCCGCCCGGCCCGGCCAGGAACGTCACCTCCAGTTCCTTCATGCGGTGCGCGTACCGCGGCGAGGGGATCAGCTCGATCTCCTGGTAGAAGGGCAGCTGCTGCCCGCTGCCACCGATGTGACCGAGTTCGAGATCGGCGGACTTGAACCCGAACCCGAGCTCCCCGAACGCCTCCAGGACCGCCTCCTGGGCCGGCAGCGGGCGGACCGTGAGCGGATCCAGGTCGCCCTTGTCGCGGGCCCCCGCGATCCCGAGCTCGGTGCGCACGCCCAGCGTGAGACCGAGGCTCTGTCCGTGCAGTTCGGTGATCGGCGTCTCCCAGGGCAGTGGGAAGGAGAACGGCACCGACCGCTCCTCCTCCGCGCCGAGCCGGAAGCGACCCCCGACGACATGCCGGTGGAAGACGACGACGCCCTCCGACTCGCCCTCGGCGTGCTCGGACTCCACCCGGGCGATCAGTTCCAGGGTGATGTGCTCGATCGTGAACTCCGCGCCCCCGCCGCGCAGCAGGACCTGGCCACCGATCTGGCCACCGGGCGTCACCGCGCCGGGATCGAGGACCGTGTCCACGGCGGGACCGCCGACGCCGAGCGAGCCGAGCAGCCTCTTGAACACCATCGTGGCGTCCACTCCTTCGTCACAAGCAGATGCTTCCAGCAGGTACTTCTACGTGACTGTAGAGCATCCGGTGGCCCCGCATGATCGAACAGTGCCGTCCTCCCTCACAGGGCATCAGAACATCAGGTGAACAACGGTGTTGACCGTCGGGCGGGGAGCGAGGGCCGGGCGCGGCGATTCAGCCGTACGGGGGGTGGAACGCGCTCGCTCATGACATCCGGGACGGGGGGTTGTCGGTGTGACAGGTGCATGGTTACCTCGGGTAAGTCCTCGTCCGCCGCCGGAAGAAGGAACCCCATGCCCTCTCCCCGTCCGCCCCGCCGCAGGCCGCGCCGCCTCCCGGGCAGGCTCACCGTCCCATTGGCCGCCGGGCTCTGCCTCCTCACCGCCGTCGGCGGCACCGGAGCCGCCGCCGCACCGGCTCCGGCCGCCGCGACCGGGGCGGCCACGGCCGCCGGCGGGCTGCGCGAGGCCATGTTCGTCGGCAACAACTGGGACGGCACCGCCGACGTCATCGAGTCCCGCGGCGGCTTCCGCCGCATCGCGCGTGTCAACGTGATCCCCGACCGCGAGGAGCGGCTGCGCGAGATCTACCTCGATCCGGTGAAACTGGCCTTCTTCCTCGGCGTGCGCAGCGGCCCGGGGGAGGGGCACGACCAGTTCGTCGACGACATGTACGCCACCCCCGACGGCTCCTCGATGGTCGTCTCCCGCCCCAGCTTCGCCGATGTCGTCTCCCTCGACCTGCGCACCGGCCGGATCAACTGGCGCTTTCCCGTGGCCGGTTACCGTGCCGACCACATGGCCGTGTCGCCCGACGGCACCCGGGTCGCCGTCTCCGCCTCCACCGCGAACACGGTGCACGTCCTCGACATCGTCACCGGCCGCCAGGTCGGCTCCTTCGCCACCGGCGACAAGCCCCACGAGAACGTCTTCACCGCCGACGGCCTGCTGTGGAACATGTCGATCGGCGAGGTCACCACCGCCCTCGACGCCCCCTGGCTCGACTGGACCAAGGGCGACCGGAAGATCACCGTGGTCGACGCGCGCACCTTCCGTACCGTCCGTGTCATCGACATGCGCGACCGCCTCGACGCCTTCGGCCGCGGAGATCTCTCCGACGCCGTGCGGCCGCTCGTCTTCACCCCCGACGAGAAGAAGCTCTACTTCCAGGTCTCCTTCCTCAACGGCTTCCTGGAGTACGACCTCGCCAGTGACAAGATCACCCGGCTCAAGACCCTCCCCGGCGATCCGGCGACCGACCCGGACCGCACCACCTGGGTCAACGACTCGCGCCACCACGGACTGTCGATCAGCCCCGACGGCGCCAAGCTGTGCGTCGCGGGCACCATGGACGACTACGCGACCATCGTCGACCGCGCCACCCTCCAGGAGGGCCCGCTGGTCCCGGCGAACAAGCCGTACTGGGCGACCGTGAGCGGTGACGGCACGGCCTGCGTGATCTCCGAGAGTGGCGCCGACCGGGTGACCGCGATCGACTTCGCCACCGGCCGGCGCGTGGCCTCCGTGGACGTCGGCGACCACCCCCAGCGGGTCCGCCTCGCCCGCGTCCCCGCCGACTGGACCGGCCCGGTCGCCGCCTGAACCTCTCCGGACCATGCGAAAGCCCCTGGAACGCGCCACCCGTCCAGGGGCTCTCGTGACGACGTCAGGACCCTCTTCATCGGCCCATGGCCAGGCGATACGCGAGGTGTGCCGCTCGCTGTGAGGTGACCGCGCCCGTCCGGGTTCCCGGCGAGTGGAGTTCCTTGTGCTCTCCCGGGAGACCTCGGGCCTTACGCGCGACCCTCGGCCTTCAGCGTCAGCGCGCCGGGCAGCTCCGCGCAGGTCGCGTGGAGCCGGTGGGCGAGGTCCGCCCGGGTGTGCCCGGCAGGCTGTGCCACCCATGCGGCGAGTGCTCGGTGGAACGCCGCGACCAGCATGTCGAGCGCCAGACGGGCGTGCACCTCGCCGGTCCCGGGGAGGTCGAACCGTCGCTCGACCACGGCGAGCGCGGCATGGGTCGTGCGGTCGCAGAACGCCAGCCCGTGCGCCTCCATGGACGGCGTGTGAGCGGCCAACCGGCGGCTCGCCAGGGCGCGTTCGGTCCAGCCGTCGGCATCCATCCGGTCGATGGCCCCGGCAAGGCTGTCCTCGAACAGCGCGATGAGCGTGCGCCCGTCCGCCGGGCAGTCCTCCAGTACGTCGAGAAAGGCCGTCCACAGGTCCTGGGTCGGCGCCAGCGCGACGTCTTCCTTGCTGTCGAAGGTGCGGAAGAAGGTCCGTTTGGAGACCTCGACCACATCGCAGAGCTCGTTCAACGTCACCGCGTCGAAGCCGCGTTCGCCGAACAGCTTCAGCGCGGTGTCGATCAGCGCCTGCCGGGTGCGGAGCTTCTTGCGTTCACGCAGGGGCAGTCGGGCGACTGTGGGCGGGGCGGCGGCGGAGGGCTTGGACGTCATCACGGGCAGTGTAGCCGAGCAGCGAACGCCCCTTGTAGGCTTACGCCACTCGGTGGCACTTTCTCTTCAGGAGGATTCCCATGCGCGCACTGCTCGTCGATCGCTCGGCCCCGCCGGCCTGCGTCTCGGCACCGTCCCCGACCCGGTTCCCGCGCCTCATCAGGCCCTGATCCGGGTGACGGCGACCTCGCTCAACCACGGAGAGGTCGTCTTCGGTCTCAAGGGAGCGTCCGAGGGGGCGGTCCTGGGCTGGGACGCCGCCGGTGTTGTGGAACAGGCCGCCGTCGACGGCTCCGGGCCGGCCGTCGGCACGCCGGTCGTGACCCTCATGCCCGAGGGCGCCTGGGCCGAACTGCGCGCGGTCGACACGGCGTTGATCGGTAGAGCGCCCGAGGGAGCCGATCCGGCCGGGCTGGCGACGATTCCGGTCGCCGCGACGAGCGCCCTGCGCGCCCTGCACCGCGTCGGCCCGCTCCTGGGGCGCGATGTCCTCGTCACGGGGGCCACCGGAGGCGTCGGCCGGTACGCCGTCCAACTCGCCCGCGCGGCGGGCGCCCGTGTCGTGGCCGTCACCGGCGACCCGGGCGCCAACGGCGAACTGCTGCGCGGGCTGGGCGCCCACGAGGTGATCCGTACGCCGAAGGAGGCCACGCGCCCGATGGACGGCGTGGTCGACATGGTCGGCGGTCCGCTGCTCGTCGAGGCGTACCAGACCCTGAACGAGCGCGGCACCCTCGTCTCGGTCGGCCACGCCACCGAGAAGGGGGAGGACTTCCCGTTCGGAGTCTTCTTCGGCGATCAGGGCAGGCACGACCGGTCGATCGCGACCTTCTTCCTGCTCGCCTGCACCGGCCTGGACCGCGATCTGACCTGGCTGGCCCACCAGGTCGCCGCCGGTGACCTCGACCCGGGCATCACCTGGCGCGGCGGCTGGGACGCCGCGGCGGAGGCGATCGACGCCCTGCTCGCCCACAAGCTCCACGGCAAGGCGGTACTCACGCTCGGATAGAGGTCCCCCAGCCGGGACTTCGCACCCGCGCGCGGCGGCCCGCGCGGGGGAAGGCCCCGGCGGAGCCGTCGTGGCTTCGCCGGGGCCGGTTCCCGGTGCTGTCTCCGGATGCGGAGGCCGGGCTCAGGGGTCGGTCAGGACCGGGCCACCGTGACATCGAAGAGCGAATAGCCCCAGCCGGTCGCCCGCTTCACCCCGTGCACCCGTACGTACCGGGCCGACTGCGAGGGGAAGGTCGCCGTGTCGATGCCGCCGTCCCCGGCGTCCGTGGACCACGCGGTCCGCCAGGTGCTGCCGTCGTCCGACAGCTCGATCCGGTAGCCGCGGGCGTACGCGTCCTCCCAGTCGAGGGTCACCCGGCCGACCCGGCGCGACTCGCCCAGGTCCACCTGCCACCACTGGTCGTCGGTCCACTCGCTCGCCCACCGCGTCCCGCTGTCGCCGTCCACGGCGAGCCCGGGGGAGTAGTTCACGAACGGGTTCCACCACTGGGTGGTGGACGCCGAGGCCGGCCGTCCGGCCGCCAGGTTGACGCCTGTCTCGTGCTTCTCGGTCGCCTTCCAGGTCGTCAGATACGTCTCGGCGCCCCGCGACAGGTCGTTCACGACGTCCGGTCCGCCCGGCGTGAGCCGGATCTGCTCCACCCAGTCCGGCACGAGACCGTTGTGCGCGGCGCCGTCGGTGTTGAGGTCCCAGGTCCGCTCGCCGGTGACCTGGCGGTCGAGGACCGTGCCGCCGTCGAAGCTGCGGAAGGGGTACTTCACGGCGTTCGGGGCGCCCGGGCCGACCGGACCCGGCCAGCCGCCGACCCCGTTCATGTCCGTGCCGTAGCCGAGCCCGACGCCGTACTTCTTGCGCAGCGCGGCGTTCTGCGCGGCCTCGCCGACGAAGCCCTCGGCGCTGTGCATGTACGGGGCGATGAAGCCGCCGAGCCGGTAGACCCGCTCGGACCATTCCAGGTCCATCCAGCTGTGGCTGGAGATGACGCCCGGGTACTCCTCGGCCTCCACGATGTCGAGCGCCCGGCCGGCCGCCTTCACGCTCATGTGGTCGAGCTCCAGCATCATGCCGCGTTGCATCATGCCCTTGAGGGCGTACTCGCCGAGCCGGGTCAGTCCGCGGGTGTTGCAGCGGGCGTCGGAGGCGTACTTCGGCACGGTCACGCCCGGCGGCAGCTTCTCCGCCATCGCGGGCGGCGCGACCAGGCCGATCGGGTTGTCGGCTTGCGCGCCCGGGCACTTCTCGGTGGTCCAGAAGGTGCCCGTGGACAGGAACTGCCCGATGTTGACGGCGACTCCGGTGGTGCCGCTGTCGAACCGGACGCCGCACAGCGCGTTGTCGAACTTGTGGCACAGGAACATGCTGCGCACGCCCATCCCGTACAGCTCGTCGAGACCCTTGTCGATGTCGGCCTGCGAGCACTGGGCGACATCGAGGATCTGCTTGCAGCCGAACGGTTCGGAGGTCTCCACGCCCAGCACCACCGCGAGCTTGCCCTGCTCGATGACGGAGCGGGCCTGCGCCGAGTCGGTGACGATCCGGAACCAGCCCTTGCCCGGGCCGCCGTACATCTGGTCGATGTAGGCCTGGAGTTCGTAGGACTTGCGGGCTTCGAGGCGGATGGCGTCCATCTCGTCGCAGCCGCGGTCGCGGGGCAGGAGTGAGCAGATCAGGCCGTTGGTGACCAGGTCGTTGACCAGGACCCGCTGTCCGCCGCGCCAGGCCCGCTCGACCCACGCGTAGTAATTCTGCTGGTGGCTCAGCGAGTTGTTGGCGGGCCAGTCCTTGAAGGTGGGCCAGCCGACCGGGTCGTGCTTGCCGTCGTCGCCGCCGGTCAGATGCTCGAAGATGGCGCCGGCGCCGTCGGGGTAGTGCTCCGGGCAGTCCTTGAGCGCGTCGGCGACACCCGCCGGGGAGAAGGTCTGGCCACAGATCATGCGGCCGCCGAAGCCCTCGTTGGACATCAGGTGGTTGTGCGCGTCGACGAAGCCGCGCACCTTGCCTTGAGGATCGGTGCCCTTGAACGGGGCGCCGGTGGCGCTGATTCGCGAGTCGGGG contains the following coding sequences:
- a CDS encoding hypothetical protein (Hypothetical protein BN159_0605 [Streptomyces davawensis JCM4913];~identified by MetaGeneAnnotator; putative); the encoded protein is MEITVQWVRTFWTKESRGGAAAARRNAVPAGFPLPGTLSGASRVAHYVEMSERDGFAPRAGTKDLDEVGVGLRDEGDRLRVLARVEPLCGVPPRPRRPPAVRLLPGQWVRWQLNYRFSSLVGLRDWLYWLDTFNIAYGARDQDVFLSEPTVLVDERGPLR
- a CDS encoding trkA-C domain-containing protein (Anion permease ArsB/NhaD. These permeases have been shown to translocate sodium, arsenate, antimonite, sulfate and organic anions across biological membranes in all three kingdoms of life. A typical anion permease contains 8-13 transmembrane helices...; cl15357;~Putative regulatory, ligand-binding protein related to C-terminal domains of K+ channels [Inorganic ion transportand metabolism];~TrkA-C domain-containing protein [Streptomyces viridochromogenes DSM40736];~identified by MetaGeneAnnotator; putative), with protein sequence MPATRMSRTPLPGIGVRYDLTTREDRHLSVVAGRDGTRVLNTYSRDDPDECSLSVRLTPNESEALIDALMPSHHSPSLLSTTDLGLVAERIELGASALWNGRLLGDTRMRTETGVSIVAVLRRADAIPSPGPDFRLAGGDTLIVIGTREGVDAAALILERE
- a CDS encoding hypothetical protein (identified by MetaGeneAnnotator; putative;~sequence version:1) — translated: MADTDNERRPSGELEASVLAALWAAGAPQTAAQIRTSIPQPLARTTVATLLARLYEKGAIDRSPAGRGFAYHPVEDAHGLTARRMHRELDQDADRGLVLARFVEGLNSQDEAELRRLLEDDTL
- a CDS encoding integral membrane protein (identified by MetaGeneAnnotator; putative;~sequence version:1), whose protein sequence is MTVSALLPPAPLPFLLLPLILPWGLPPLARRVADRIRPDIALWTVTAAAAVLALGVLACLGALLLPPALAVPPLAQLAELVRPLNAGPRALVLGAAAPAAGALAVTAAVAVRRAIAEARRFRAAHEDVAGLPHAGGLCVVDDPRAEAYALPGARRRADRIVVTTGMLRALSAPEREALLAHERAHLSGRHHLFLATGRLAGWCHPALTGVVRQVSYAAERTADEAAARAAGDRGLTARAVGRAALATTQERADRPSFAPGAVGGPVPARVKALLGRAPTRRVAPALLAMALLCGISGGSATAGLTLLHRDVEVAQGDIADL
- a CDS encoding transmembrane transporter (Kef-type K+ transport systems, membrane components [Inorganicion transport andmetabolism]; cl10482;~identified by MetaGeneAnnotator; putative;~transmembrane transporter [Streptomyces lividans TK24]), whose amino-acid sequence is MHSSAVFLIEFGAIILGLGLLGRLAGRLKFSPIPLYLLAGLAFGEGGLLPLGASEEFVAIGAEIGVILLLLMLGLEYTASDLVGNLKTQYPAGLVDGALNALPGAAMALLLGWGPVAAVVLAGVTWISSSGVIAKVLGDLGRLGNRETPVVLSILVLEDLAMAVYLPIITALLAGAGLAAGSLTLAIALGVAGLVLFLAVRYGRLISRFVSSDDPEKLLLVVLGLTLLVAGVAQQLQVSAAVGAFLVGIALSGEAAEGAHNLLSPLRDLFAAVFFVFFGLHTDPSSIPPVLLPALALAVVTAGTKIATGYWAARRAGISVKGRWRAGGTLVARGEFSIVIAGLAVSAGIEPSLGPLATAYVLLLVIIGPLTARYTEPIASLLTRRFRPAAAASATGAATGADAGAAVGTPGPRESFEDQPTPVGDATSRHS
- a CDS encoding lexA repressor (identified by MetaGeneAnnotator; putative;~sequence version:1), with protein sequence MSRNRAGRPPGSRTNGAGLTQRQQQILDIIRSHTRDHGFPPSMREIAAAAGLLSTSSVSHQIRALEKKGFLRQDPQRPRAYVVAGAEAGSGTRPGAVPLGAARAGAGGPDADRAARQAVSVPLVGRIAAGVPITAEELVEDTLVLPAQVVGSGRLFAVTVVGDSMRGAQIEDGDVVIVRAQETADDGDIVAAMLDGEATVKRLAHRGPHAWLMPENPRYEPIPGDDAVILGKVVSVFRTL